The genomic stretch ATAAACTGCTGGATCAAAAGTAGAAGTTCTCTTATCAACCAAATCCTGAACTTTATCAAGAAGGATAAATTTAATTTCTTCAAGGTTGTTTTGGATAACAGGTGGAAGAGATGAAATGTTAGTTTATGAATGGCTAGAGGATTGGTAATTTTGAATAATTGGGTTTAGGGAAGTTTCAGGATGGAGAAGGTCAAAAGAGATGTGTTTAGATTCAATTATAGGTTCATATGCAAATTAAACTAGGGATAGATCATGCACAATTTGTTCAGTTTCAATATGAAGTTCAAATGCAACTTGATCTTGGAGTTGAGTCTGAACAAGGCTAGGTTCTTTATGAGGTGTGgattttggtgatggttgagtTGGATGAGTTTCTGGTGGAGAAGTAGGTTATGGTTAGATTAAGGTTACATATTTAACTTCAGAAGTAGAATATGTTTGGTTAGATGGTAAGTTTTAAGGAGAAAAAGTTTGAATACGGATGGCTTGAATAGGTTTGATGATCACAAGTGAAGGTTTTATAGTTTTGAGGTTAAGGTGAGCATCGAACCCAACTTCATCATATTCTGACTCAGAACTGTAAGAAGAAGCTTTCCCACAAGAAACATCTATGGGAGGTTCAAGCATGGTATTCAGAGGCAATGGTTGTTCAAAAGCAGAAAATAGAATTAACTGATTCTGAACATCAATGGATTCACCGAAAGGGAGTAAGGTGTGTTTTGGAGATTGATTGGGTGAGAGATTTGGTGAAGGTGTAGGTGATTTGTGGTTTAAGGTGGAATAATCAAAATCATCTTCCAAGATACATTTCAGATTTATACTTGTCATACCAGTATTTAGAGCTTCTGAAGTAGCTAGATTATCTTCTTCAATAGCTTTAGAAAATACTTCTTCAGGAATACCAGAAGCTTCAGTCTCAATAAACTTTAACCCAACAATAACTTCAGGTGCCCGAACCTCAATAGTCTCCAGAACAATTCTAGTACATCCTTCTAAAAGCTCTCAAGTTAGTGATTATTCTCAAGAAAAAAATTTGGGGACTGAAGTAGGCCAACTTATTAGGCTCAATCTATATAAATCTATAGTGTCTTTCTTTCTCCGTAATCTCTTTTacatttcaattattttcttTCTGTTGCTTTTCCATCTATATTTTTATTTTGCTGCTTATTTAGTCATTTGTTTTTAAAATCTGATTTTTccaaatgattttgttttgaaTCAATGTTTTCTAAAGCTCCATAATTCACCTCCCTTTTGTGTATGAAATCGCATGTCCAACATCTTAGACTGATGCTCATCTAATACACACTCTAAATACACCTTATAACATGCAAGATATCCTGAAGGTTAAGGTCAAAGGTTTCATCAACACTTCTAAATGAAGTATACTTGAAACCATACTCCAAGCCTACCCTCATGTGATATAGATTAAGCATAATATCACAACCCCAATTGAAAATAAAAAGGGCCATCTACACGTGGAAGAACTCTAATTTAGATTAGATTTCTCTCAAAAAGGCCTAACTTTCAAAAATATGGGATAGATATTGGTTGGGGTCATCACAACACAAACTTGAACAACTTCTTGTCCTAAAGTAATAAATCATCCAAATTTTAAGCAAGGCAGTCATGCTTTTTTTTTATGTGTGGTCTGAAATGCATCTTTTCTCAATACCATTATCATGTTTGATCATTAATCCCATTCTAAAAGTTTTCAATCAAAATAATTTTGACATATGAACTTCATTCAGCAATCAAACATAACTCTCTCTTCACACTCTCACTAATTTCACTCTAGTGTTTACATGGTAACCACACAATTAACATGCAAATGTCATTCTACCATAAGTTTGTACTAACTCTCAATAGTCATAATCAATGCGAAAAAAGTACAACTTTTTTTTACGTCTTTACGGATTGTAATTTGGCTAGGGTGAATCCTGGATACATTTGGATAAATAGGTTGAGTTTATAGTTGGACTAGTTATCTTTTGAACATCAATTATTTTTTCTTATTCATGGGTGGATCATGAAGATGTACAAGCATTTACATACTtgatttctttttatttttaaagaTCTCTCACTCAACTTATTATTAATATTTGTTTCATTGGGTACCTTTTTATTTGAGCTTTTTTGACAAAAAtttcaaagtctgaagaaaatTCGGAAGAAGAGAGGTCGCGTAAGATGAACAAAAAAATCAGGCAGACTATATAAGACATAGCGATAAACAAATTAGTGACATGTAATAGGCGTGATCCCATGGCGCCCTCTCCATACCGATTGGTGACATGTAGTGAGTCTCATGAGGTTGAGTTTTGCTCGTATGAGTTAAAGTCACTGGTCAATCGAAGTCGAGTTTAAGGTCTAGTGGAGAGAATGGTTAGATACACACCCTCTCTATTATTTGATAAAGTGTTTTGGGCCTTAAGTATTAGTTCAGGGTATACGTTTGTCCTGCTAAGTTCGAGCTAATGACGCTCTTAGGTTTCTTTTAGTATAATAGTCAATGAATATAtatcaaaataaaaaagaataataTATATTTCTTTAAATAAGTTTTTGGTTCCTCTAAATATGCTCaatttcacttttaatccctCTAAAAATTTCCTTTAAAGAATGATCCTCCTAATATTTTTCATCCACACTTTTGGTCCCTCCTGCTAACGGCCGTTAACAGGATTTGACATGGCATGCCACGTGGAAGTTTTTTATGACTGGGAATACACATGATATTGTCAGCATGGCGAGATGCTGACGTGGAAGGCCACATGGCTAAATGCAACATTGCTCATGAATCCAGAAAAATTTGTAGGTAACTAAAATCGTAACTAGTATGTAACAAATACAAGAAAATTTACTGTACTGATTACCCACATCAGGACCTTGGCCAAACACCTGCCTGGGATCATGGCTCGACAAAAAAAGTATCAATTTCTATTATGGAATTGAGGCATGTAATGAAGTTTTGAATGGCTACAATCATATTATTGGGCCTGCACTAAAACATGAATGCTTGTGTACTCGTGCTGCACTATTGCTCAAGGTTCTTCTTAATATTATTAAACTGAGGCTTACAGTTTTTCTTTTCCTTTCAGTTCAATTTTTTCTCTCTTTGTTTTTGCTGAATGAAACATCTTTTGCAGAACCTGCTTGTTCATTTCAAGCTTGGGTTGTGTGCCATCCATTTGCACTGGAGTTGGAACACGTTTGTGGGAGACCATTAAGACTAAAATTTGATAAGAAAAATGGAGATCTGTACAATGCTGATTCCATTTTTAAGATAAGATCATATTAGTTTTGCCGTTCTCAAATGTTCAACCATGTGGTAACAAGGAAATTTCTCACATAATATGAATCACTTTGTTCAAGTCAAATCAAAGCTTAATGCTTGATAGTTGAAGGAAATAATATTAATGAAATTACACTGTGATTCTTTATTGGACCTATATCTATGCTTCTCTATATCTGTTCAGCATTCATAACATTTGTCTTTTAAGAATTTGTATCAATTTGAGGACTTACTCGTAGAAGATGTTTATGAAACTAAGACATAAATATAACTGAAAAAGTTTAATACAGTTATAATTAGTTTCTAGTTTTTCATGCAGAATGCATAAAATTTTGAGTTACTTCGAGTGACTGAAGATCATGTTTTACGAGAAAGTTCTATTAATAATTTTTTTCCCTAATGTGTCATTATTTTGTTATTTCATTACTCCCTCTTAATGTATTTAGGGAAATATAATATGTTTATGCTATGAAGAAAAAATATAATATGTTCATGCATGCGTGAAGAATTTGATGGAGATATTATGTTCATGCTTTCAAGAAAAAAAATGTAATATATTTGCATGAAGATAAGTATAATGTTCATCACGAAGATATTCAATCAATTAATAAGAGGGACAAAAAATATTAGGAGAATTATTTTTTTAAGAAATTTTTTTAAAAGACTAAAAATGAAAATAATAGTATTTATGAGGATCCAAAATATATTTAACCATATTTCATAACTATAAATAAGTTTATACAATTTAATAAAgttaatttaaaaatatttttatttatttattgaatAAATAACAgttgtaatttattaaataaaaattttcttttattgacacactttattttttcttcttcatttttaatttattaattattggtaattaaatattaatttaatttttttattcttttaatCATATTTTATTATTACATAAAAATATTTATGtgaatttataaatattttttatatattttctTTCATATCAAGTTTTTAGAcaatcattttatttttttattcaacaactaaataaaatataaataaaaaataaaattggtccaattttttatgaattaaaaatTAAATCTCTAGAATTAAATAAGATATCACATTTATTTAAGGAAATTAAAACAAGTTTTAGTCAACTTATTTGAAATATGAAATATgattaatttaatatttttatataaaaatatgattattttagaattaattttgaaaaacatgattatttaaaaaaaaattcaaaatatacTTTTACTTCAACCATTCATgtaataaatatcaaattttATTTTGGTATGTTGTAAAAAAAACTTTAGTAactaattttatttttataaaaaagaTTAACTTAATAATTTTTGGAAATTATATATTAAATAGATACACATGAATTGTTGTGATTGGATAGAAATTAAAAAATATGAAGCCGATTAAAACAATTATAAAAATCCATGTATCacataacaaaaaaaaactaaGGCATTGTCTTCCCAAACCCACCTAGAACCCTAAACCTAACCAAAACGGCGGCAGAGCTTCTCGCACCTCCGATCGAATCGTCGCCGGTAAATCATGGAGGAAGCTTCCGCAACAGCACCGCCACCACCAAAACCATCGTGTTGGAGTAGCATAGTGAAGAAGGAGGCACCGCCACCTCAACAACCGCCGCCACTTTTAGAGACTCAACAAGTTTTAGAAGATGCGCGCAACCGTCATGGGATATCTGTTTTGATTGTTGACGCTAATGCTGTTATTGCAGGCGGAGATAAGCTTCATGGAATTGCTGATAAGTTTGTGTCTGTCCCGGAAGTCTTGGAGGAAATCCGTGATCCTGTTTCTCGCCACAAGCTTTCTTTCCTTCCGTTCACTATCCAAACCATGGAGCCCACCCCTGAATCCATTAACAAAGgtatttttatttgttttttatgttttattagTTTCTTCACATTGTTATCGGTTTATGATTATGATGAGTTTTGTAGAATTAGTTGTTAGGGTGGGTTTGGATTAACTTAGTTTATCTAATGACATAAATACTCATGACATTGTTTAGAAGAGCTTATGAACATAACTTATGACATGTCCATAAGTTGAATGGCCATCCTTTTCAGCTTATTTTCACAAACTCGCCAGGGTATATGTTGGATTGGTGGTATGAAATGGAATAGAGCGGTAAATAATGAGATTCCATCGTTTGGATTTGCAAAGAATGGATGGAGTGGAGTTGAGTGGAACATGATGGGATAAATTCCATCCTATTCCATCCCATCCTTCAATTTTCATTCCATCCGATTTGAGGTGTATGCAATGGAATGAACTAATTTTTTCAGGTCCTATCAAATTATACAAACAATAGAATGAAGTCTTTTGTTCCATTCCGCTCCACTCCATTCCATCATGTTCTGTTCCATTATGCTTTGCTCCGTTCTAGTCCATCAATCCAAGCATAAGAAAACAACATTTAGTTAATATTATAGTTAATATGAAAAAAGTTTGACTTTATTTTATCATCTGTTGTAGAAATATCTTATGCTTTAAGCACTTAATTAAGTTATTTATCCAAACAAGACCTTAATATAGGGTCTTATGTTTCTGTTTGTATGTAATAGGAAGATGTTTTTCTTTCTGAATTCTAACATGGAAATCTTTTTACCAATTGGTCATGGTTGCAGTTGTCAAATTTGCTAGGGTTACTGGTGATCTACAGACTCTATCAGATGTTGATATCAAACTCATGGCTTTAACTTATACTTTGGAGGCTCAGATTCACGGAACAAAACATCTCAGAGACAGCCCTCCTCCAGTGCAAACCTTAAATGTTAAGAGATTGCCTGAGAAGGACTTGCCGGGATGGGGTTCGAATGTTCCCAATTTGGAAGAGTGGGAAGCACTGGAACGCGAAGAGGATAATACAAATTCAAATTCGAGAATCCTTCCTCTGCAGGACTTGAGTTTGAACATTGTTCCTCAAGATGATCTATCTGTAGATGGTTCAGTAGAGCATACAAGTGAAACTTCCTTGGAAATTCTAGAAGGTAGTGAACATTGTGGTTCAATGAGGCGTAAGAATTATCTGCCTAAGAAAAAAGCCATAAACATTGAAGGGAAGACAGTGGCTGATGGTGTTGATGCATCTCAAGGACAAGTTGATGACAATGAAGGTGATTGGATGCCTGCTGTTAGTCGTAGTACTCACAGGAGATTTCTAAGAAGGAAAGCTAGACGGGAATACTATGATGCATTATCCAGTAATCAAGATCAACAAGATATGGAAGAAAACATCGATGGAAGTGTTTGTGAAGATGACAAGACTTCGAACCGAGATGTTCACCAAGGTGATGATGAGAAGCATATTGAAAATGTTGTTTCCAAGGATGATATGATATTTGCAGAGAACAATGACGGTGAAGCCCTCTCTGCAACTCTGAAGCAAATGACACTGGAAGAAGGTTCACTTGAAGTTAATGAAGAAGACAAACCAAGTTTGTCTCCTGAAGAGCTGCAGTCAAACAATGATATACTACTTGAAAGTGCATCAGATCTCAGTGCATTTCACTCTGAGACTGCAAGTCAGACAAGTGAAGCTGCTGATGTTTCATATACAGGTGATGATACCAGTGAGCAAAGTTGGATGCTTAGATCTTTGTCTGAATCATCTGTAGCCTGTATAACTGGCGACTTTGCAATGCAAAATGTTCTTCTCCAAATGGGTTTGCGCTTGCTGGCACCTGGGGGATCACAGATACACCAGCTGCACAGGTAATTGTACTTGTTAGTAGCTTCTTAAAGATTCACTATGTTAATATAGATTATCTGTCTTTGCTATTTTTTTAATGTGTGACGGAATTGAACCTCGTATCTTTTTTTAAACATTGTGCAatattataattttctaatgAGATATGCCTATTTCTTTTAATGTATATGATGCTATCTATGAAGCATATGCTATTGTATTATACGTGCTCATCTTTTAATTTGTTTGCATCCAGATGGATACTTAAGTGTCACGCTTGCTTCACTGTTACTGCTGAAATTGGGAGGATTTTCTGTCCAAAATGTGGAAATGGTGGCACCTTAAGGAAGGTAGCTGTCACTGTTAATGAAAATGGAATAATGTTGGCAGCCCGTCGACCCCGAGTTACATTACGTGGCACAAAAGTGAGTGTATATTATGAAATACTACTAGATATCAATTCAATTTTTCTTATGCATGTTAGTATGCTAGTCATTTTATTATTAAAGACGCATTCTTTCAGTCAATTGATCATCTATGTAATTGTTGAGTACTTGATTCATGGGTTACTAACAATGATTAATAAATACTAATGAATTTGGAACTGAGATTTTAATGTATTCCACACCCTTCCTGGAAATTTACAAGACTTGATGAGTGTTTATCCCAGTAGTTCTGTTTGATAGATGCTGGTTTTCAGTTGTACGAATGATAATGTATCTGAAGAATCATTTAATCATCTACAAGGTAGGATGATATATATCATTTGTATCTTTGTCACTAAACTGTATGCGTTTTCAATGATTTTACGTGCAGTTCTCATTGCCTTTACCCCAAGGCGGAAGGAATGCTGTCACAAAAAATGTTATTCTCCGGGAAGATCAACTGCCTCAAAGGGTACTTCATCCTAAAACAAGAAAGAAAGCCAACAAGGTAGTTTGTGTGTTATAGTATAACTAATGACAAGTTTCCCACAAGTGTGGTGTTTTTTCTTTTTGTTTCAATCATTTTAAACAATTTCACTTGACTGAGCTACTTACTTAATACCCTGTGTAGGATGATGAGTTCTTTGGGCCAGACGATGTTTTCAGCCACCACAATTCTAAGGGATCTCCGTTCCTGCCTCCAGTCAGAAAAGCACTAGCAGTTTACAGTGGGAAGAGAAATCCAAATGACAATCACTACTCTTCAAAGCGGAAGTAGTGGATGTCGAAAACTTTGGTTGGCTGGCTGGCTTTACTGTGCCctcaattttgtttttttattacTTTTTGTTGAATGTTACCTGGAAGGTTGTTTAAGTTTATACAAGAACATGATTTAAACCACGCTTCATCTATATATGATTTAGTTTGGGTGAGTTATGGAACCTGATTAATGGCATGATATGGTTTTTATTTGCCTACTTGTAGAGTATAGTGTGAAGGCATAATCAATTTTGCACTTATGCCATTGCACACAAGATCTTCCATTGCAAGTAGCTACTTCCTATAGGGAAGTGATTATGACAGAAGGGGAGTTATTTATTGAGATGTCTAATAACTTATAAGAACTATTTTTTCAATATTTAATTTGAACAGATTCCTCTCTTGTAAGCACTTTTAAAATATTTGTTCTTTGGCTTAATTGCACTTTTGCTCTCTTATTcattttgttttttgtttttgtttttagtcctttcattttaaaattttaaaatttaatcCCTTTAGTTTGATTTTGAGGTTTTTAGTCTTCCATTAAATTTGAGGTCAACTTTAATGTCGGTGCAATCACAGCGCCGATGTGTCATTTGCTAACTCAACATCTTTTTCTTCCAAATCATTAATTTTAATTCTGAATTACTTTAAATTGGAATATTAATATTATATAAAATCAAAGTAATGGAATATATATGCGGGTTGTCACAATACTTCTTCTTTGTTGCGCCTCCCCCTTTGTTTTCAAATGTCTTCTTTGTTTTCTTCATTTCTCTTCTTAAATCATGAGTGAATTAAGTTTCTCCTTTGCATCATCATTTCTCAAGGTAATATATGTTGGTGTGATCTTGAGTCACATTTGATGACATTATGGACCATCGTGAATCCCAAAAGATTTTATGGTAGTGGTAATTTCAGAGTGATGAGAAGAAAAAGATGCAATTATTTTCAATTGTTTGATGAAGAGATGAATAGTCGTGCAAAAGTCGTGGTTAGATCTTTGAAAGACAAGAGTGATGTACATAAGGATTTAATTAGGGACAcggagaaaagagaaaattcattGAAGATGAAGATTAAGTTTAAGGGTTATTTTATGAGTTTGTCATTGGTGTTAGTTTTATTACTTGTGTTTGCATTAGTTGCAACACATCTATTCAAATGATTTACTTTGTGTGTGTAATTTATGTATTTGTAATGTAATTTGTATTGGTTGTAATGAAATGTAACCTAAGAAATCAAATGAAGTTGTATCAGATTTGCTGTAACATGATTTGTATTAAGTTTAATTTTGTGTTTTTGTAACATGATTTGTAACAAGTTAATAGTGTCATTTGCCAACTTCTGTAACTAAATTGATGTAACGTAACATGATTGAACATATCACTTAACTAAATATATCTTGCCATTACACAATTTGCAAAACAACATTAAGTTGACAGAAGATATCTTGCCATTACATAGTTAACTTGAATGAAGTTGTATAAAAAATTGGATATATCTTGACATAACATATCTTGCCATTAATTTGAATGAAGTTGTATCAGAAATTGATGTAACATAATATGACTGAATATTACTTGACAAAACATATCTTGTCATTACACAATTTGCAATCATAACTTGCCATTacttgaaaaaacatgttgtaACATTAGTTGCCATTACTTGACACAATTTGCAAACATTACTTGCCATTACTTGACATAACATATTTTGCCATTACACAATTTACAAATGTAACACAATTTGTTGTTTCATTATTAACACAATTTGCAAAACAACATTAACTTTGTAATATAATTTGTTGTAACATTAAGTTATATGCTAATTACAAATGAACAAGGCTTCATGAAGCTGATAATGAAATGTCTGATGCAAATCATGAAGTTGATGAGGCTTGGTTGCAAGGATCTCCTTCCCATCAACCTACAAATGAACAAGGTTGGGGGTCAGTGACAACACAACACTTGGATTGAGCATGGTACATCCTATGCGTCTGATTATGGAGATGGATCAAGTGGTGATCAATCCACCATTATCACCATGCTGGAAAATATGCGCATTCAACAACAAGAGTGTTATGAAGAGGATACACGATGGCGTAACGAATTTGCGACTACTCAATAGGAGCGCTTCAAATTAGTTCAAGATCATTTGACTGCTCAGGACACAACTTTTGAAAGTTTTGCATCAAATGCCAccatacaattcaatcaaataagaGAAGATATGGTATTCAGTCATGGATCTACATCTACCAATATTAATAACATAATTCATCATGAAAATGAAAATCATGCTCACTATATGCAGTTCTGCAAGGAGATGTGTGACTATATGGATGCTCAACATGGACATGGTGGACGAGCTTGGTTCAGGGGGAGGGGAGCTAATCATAGAGGAATGGGGCGCTAAAGTGAAAATCTATGTTGTCGACAAAATCATCTTAGTATGCATTTCTTGTTTCTTTTATGCTTATGTTTTATGCATATTTCTTTATGAACACTCATATAACTATTGTATGAATTTTCTAATTTTGTTATAATTGTGGTTGGGTTGttttgtttatttatgttttggCATTTTCATCATTAACGTCATTATATGTGAATGTGCGTCAATGTTCTATTTATTTTGCAAACGCCTCTGAGTGCTTTATATGTATTTGAAATATTACTTGATACTTATCACGTTTGAGTgtttttttctcttttgatgttgtcaaaggggaGAAGTAAACGAAGACGGAATCATCTAGTTATGATGCACATATTTAAGGGGAGCTTTCAAGACATCAAATCAGATACTTCGTTAGGTttttccatcataaaaaagggggagtgTGTGACTGAATTTCTCTTCTAGTAGTATGTTTTGATTGATGTCAAAACTAGACCACTTAGTATTTGAGTGATTTTTGTATATTGGACGGTACCCTCTTAATCTAGATGTGCATTTTCATGACTATGGATGCATAATCATCCTAGAATCATTCATATCTGTTTTGAGCCATTTCCTAAGTAAAAACAAGGTTTTATATCAAAATAAACTTTACAAGTTGACTCATGAAAGCTAGAGGTCAACTCATACTGCATAATTAATATGGGGAATTTTTTTACTCAGCATGCGTCGACTCATGGCTGCTATAGGTCGACCCATGTAGACTATGTTTTTTAAGAAAGCTCTCTGGACAGTATGAGTCGACTTATCCATGCTACATGTCGATGCATTGAAGAATTTTTTTCTTCTATGAGTCAACGCATGGCTTTATAGGTCGATGCATAAGTCGTGGCTTCACAAATCATTGCTCCATGGCCTTCATGCATCGACGCCTGAAAGTCTATAGGTCGACTCATAACTTTTTTTTGCTGAAAAAAAGTTTGTCATTCGTTGCACGAATTTTCTGTTACATTTCCTCTTTCTCACACACATATAAATACATTCATGCATCTTATTACACAACATTGAAACCTGAAAGATACAAAGATTtatcttcatcttcattcttaCTATTACATTTATTCAACATTTACACATAAATATTCCTGTTGAGTGATCTAGATTGAGAGTGATAACGTCCAAGTTAGGGTTTGTAAAATATTAATTGGGTTGAGAACTTTTGGGGGTTTCATTTACAAAACCAATTGGGGTTTTCCCTCCAAGATCGGGATAAATTTGGGGGTTTTAACAAGAGTTTCAAGATCAGATTTAGCTGAGTGAAAATCTTGAAGTATTGTGGTGTCTATAAAGGGAGTAGCGGTAACCGGAGGATCAGTCAGAGTTCTTGGGttacttgatcttgcttaagatCAAAAGGAGAAAATAAGATATAATAAACACCAAATATTGAATTTTTAGGGTTTGCATAGATATTTCTTCTCTTGTATAACATTTTGCAAAAGGTTATAGAAACTATCTTAATTCTCGTTTGAAATTGGGGGCAGACGTATCCATAGCGAGGTTGATTGGGGAACTTCCTAAAtaaattctctctctctctctctctctctacttTACATTTGGTACTATTTTGAATTAAGTGTGCAACAGTTTATTGCAGAAAATTTCTAAGTGATGGACTGTTTTTCAAACTGTTTTTGTGAAGAGAATTGTAATCTAACAATTGTAGTTGGATTCCACCATTATCAACACATAGAGAAATTCCGCTTGGTGATCATTGCACATCAAGCGTTTGACAAATTGTTTAAGTCAATTTTGTCAACTTGTTTCATTGGAAATAACTTAACAAAGTGTTATAAAGTTCAAATGTGTTTTTAGAAAATCTTATTGATTCTAATTCTCATCTTTGCATTGTATTAAACTTATCACATTACGGTTTAGATGCATATCCGGTCCTTTTGATAACGATTTCAGATAGACGAGTTTTTGATCCGGAATCGCTTTCGCAAAAccatagaaaatatttttaaattcTGAACTTTTAAGTGGGGATCTATTCATCCCCTAAATTAGTTGCCCCCGTCTAACAAATGTTTCACACATAATCTATGCTCAACATATTGGCTTGTCTCAACTATAACTAATACCAAATCCTATATAAATCAATGGCAACAACTAACATTAAGTAACATTAGGCAACATATAGCAATGGCAGCAAGTAACATTGAGTAACATTAATTAACATTAGGTAACATAAAGCAATTTCTAACCTTTTGTTGATCAGAGATAAACCCATAGACCTTGTGATGGATGGATTGTAAATCATCAAACATTAACTTTatgaaccattgccatgagtCGTTTATGCTTCCACAACCGCATATGATATTGATAACATCTTGTTATTTCCATCCTTACCAATAAAAATTATCAATTGGCCTCCAAAATCCCCTTTTAAAAACATGCATCTAACCTAATCAGTGGTCTGCATGTGGTTGCAAATGCAACCTTACATCCTTCCAAGCACACATAAATTCTCTAAAAAACCGGTCCATAATCAGAAATGACACACTGAATCTTAACTATAGAATTTGGATTTGAATTGAGCAGTTCATTAGCATACCTCCTAAAATGCGTGAATTGTTCGCGAGCAACCCCTTAAATTAAATCTATTTCTTTTCTCTATAAGTTTGGTCATTCGTCAACTTCACACCCTATTTTTGAAGGCCTTATGCAATTAAACCTTTAACTTTCATATCTGGACAATGTCATAAGGTAAATACAAATTTTCTCCCTAGCCAATCTATTTTTGCTTACCTATTCTTAGTTGTACTATGAAAACTATATTCCTCAACGAATCTAACAAGTTGCCAAAATCAATTTGTATTCCTCATACTAAATCTTATATAGAAGGGACAACCTTCCATTCATCATACAACCATCCTCTTCTTGTCATTTTTTCTTAAGACAACATTTTTCTTGTTATACATTGCATATCCTTTGACTGCATCTCTAATTTGTAACTTATCTTTAAACATCATCCCTAACTCAAACTTCTCGCTTTCTTTAAAAGTTGTAAACCTATCCATCTCATCTTCAACATCACTTTGTGGTGGACTATGAAGCTCATCTGAATCATAACTTTCGTTATCC from Lathyrus oleraceus cultivar Zhongwan6 chromosome 7, CAAS_Psat_ZW6_1.0, whole genome shotgun sequence encodes the following:
- the LOC127106558 gene encoding RNA-binding NOB1-like protein; the encoded protein is MEEASATAPPPPKPSCWSSIVKKEAPPPQQPPPLLETQQVLEDARNRHGISVLIVDANAVIAGGDKLHGIADKFVSVPEVLEEIRDPVSRHKLSFLPFTIQTMEPTPESINKVVKFARVTGDLQTLSDVDIKLMALTYTLEAQIHGTKHLRDSPPPVQTLNVKRLPEKDLPGWGSNVPNLEEWEALEREEDNTNSNSRILPLQDLSLNIVPQDDLSVDGSVEHTSETSLEILEGSEHCGSMRRKNYLPKKKAINIEGKTVADGVDASQGQVDDNEGDWMPAVSRSTHRRFLRRKARREYYDALSSNQDQQDMEENIDGSVCEDDKTSNRDVHQGDDEKHIENVVSKDDMIFAENNDGEALSATLKQMTLEEGSLEVNEEDKPSLSPEELQSNNDILLESASDLSAFHSETASQTSEAADVSYTGDDTSEQSWMLRSLSESSVACITGDFAMQNVLLQMGLRLLAPGGSQIHQLHRWILKCHACFTVTAEIGRIFCPKCGNGGTLRKVAVTVNENGIMLAARRPRVTLRGTKFSLPLPQGGRNAVTKNVILREDQLPQRVLHPKTRKKANKDDEFFGPDDVFSHHNSKGSPFLPPVRKALAVYSGKRNPNDNHYSSKRK